A portion of the Pangasianodon hypophthalmus isolate fPanHyp1 chromosome 20, fPanHyp1.pri, whole genome shotgun sequence genome contains these proteins:
- the lsm3 gene encoding snRNA-associated Sm-like protein LSm3 isoform X3, which produces MADDVEQQQTTNTVEEPLDLIRLSLDERIYVKMRNDRELRGRLHAYDQHLNMILGDVEETVTTVEIDEETYEEIYKSTKRNIPMLFVRGDGVVLVAPPLRVG; this is translated from the exons ATGGCGGACGACGTAGAACag CAACAGACCACGAACACGGTCGAGGAACCCCTGGATCTCATTCGGTTGAGTCTGGATGAGCGGATTTATGTGAAAATGCGGAATGACAGGGAGCTTCGTGGAAGACTACAC GCTTATGACCAACATTTGAACATGATCCTTGGGGATGTGGAGGAGACAGTGACAACAGTGGAGATTGATGAGGAGACGTATGAAGAAATTTACAAG TCGACGAAGAGGAACATTCCCATGCTGTTTGTCCGTGGAGATGGAGTCGTGCTAGTCGCTCCACCGCTGAGAGTCGGCTAA
- the lsm3 gene encoding snRNA-associated Sm-like protein LSm3 isoform X1, whose amino-acid sequence METYVTGTKKFSFFLSVHRCSAVGKISVLGHTASQLSLITPASLVIWIKQQTTNTVEEPLDLIRLSLDERIYVKMRNDRELRGRLHAYDQHLNMILGDVEETVTTVEIDEETYEEIYKSTKRNIPMLFVRGDGVVLVAPPLRVG is encoded by the exons ATGGAAACCTATGTGACAGGGAccaaaaagttttctttttttct GAGTGTACATAGATGTTCAGCGGTGGGGAAAATAAGTGTCCTGGGTCACACAGCATCCCAGCTCTCACTGATAACTCCTGCATCACTTGTCATTTGGATAAAG CAACAGACCACGAACACGGTCGAGGAACCCCTGGATCTCATTCGGTTGAGTCTGGATGAGCGGATTTATGTGAAAATGCGGAATGACAGGGAGCTTCGTGGAAGACTACAC GCTTATGACCAACATTTGAACATGATCCTTGGGGATGTGGAGGAGACAGTGACAACAGTGGAGATTGATGAGGAGACGTATGAAGAAATTTACAAG TCGACGAAGAGGAACATTCCCATGCTGTTTGTCCGTGGAGATGGAGTCGTGCTAGTCGCTCCACCGCTGAGAGTCGGCTAA
- the lsm3 gene encoding snRNA-associated Sm-like protein LSm3 isoform X2: MSRAQVKNQEADMAPVVETQQQTTNTVEEPLDLIRLSLDERIYVKMRNDRELRGRLHAYDQHLNMILGDVEETVTTVEIDEETYEEIYKSTKRNIPMLFVRGDGVVLVAPPLRVG, from the exons ATGTCACGTGCTCAGGTTAAAAACCAGGAGGCGGATATGGCACCTGTAGTAGAAACACAG CAACAGACCACGAACACGGTCGAGGAACCCCTGGATCTCATTCGGTTGAGTCTGGATGAGCGGATTTATGTGAAAATGCGGAATGACAGGGAGCTTCGTGGAAGACTACAC GCTTATGACCAACATTTGAACATGATCCTTGGGGATGTGGAGGAGACAGTGACAACAGTGGAGATTGATGAGGAGACGTATGAAGAAATTTACAAG TCGACGAAGAGGAACATTCCCATGCTGTTTGTCCGTGGAGATGGAGTCGTGCTAGTCGCTCCACCGCTGAGAGTCGGCTAA